The following coding sequences lie in one Nitratireductor mangrovi genomic window:
- the cutA gene encoding divalent-cation tolerance protein CutA, translating into MIEVHVTFASAEEAARLARAVLEARLAACANIVEGVRSLFWWDGQIADEAETLAIFKTGAERAEALEAFIAEHHPYDTPAIIRHMNVGANPAFEQWIAAETTAEGNA; encoded by the coding sequence ATGATCGAGGTCCACGTGACGTTCGCCAGCGCCGAAGAGGCGGCCAGGCTGGCGCGCGCCGTCCTCGAGGCGCGACTTGCGGCCTGCGCCAACATCGTCGAGGGCGTGCGTTCGCTGTTCTGGTGGGACGGCCAGATCGCCGACGAGGCCGAGACGCTGGCGATCTTCAAGACCGGCGCGGAGCGCGCCGAGGCGCTGGAGGCGTTCATCGCCGAACATCATCCCTATGACACGCCGGCCATCATCCGCCACATGAATGTCGGCGCAAACCCGGCTTTCGAACAATGGATCGCGGCCGAGACCACGGCAGAAGGAAACGCATGA